GACCCGGAGCGGGCGGCGCAGCAGCAGGCCTACATGAAGTCGGACCTGCCCTACGTCGGCCTGGGCTCACCAGAGCTCAAGAAGCTGCTGCGGCCGCTGCTGCAGGAGCACCGGTTCGTCGACCGCGGGTCCTGGGAGGCGGCGGTCCTGGAGCTGTGGGAGGACGCGGCCCATCGCGAGGAGTGGTACGCCGCGATCGCGCTGCTGCGGCACCGCGCGTACCGTGGGTGGCTCGACCCCGACCTGCTGCCGCTGCTGGAGGAGCTGGTGCGCACCGGCGCGTGGTGGGACGTGGTGGACGAGATCGCCGGTCACGTCGTCGGCCACGTGCTGCTCGAGCACCGCCCGGACGCGACGCCGGTGATGGACGCGTGGTCCGTGGACGCCGACAGCCTGTGGGTCCGGCGTACGGCGATGCTCTCGCAGCTGCGTCACGGCGAGGACACCGACACCGCCCTGCTCGCCCGCGTGCTCGTCGCGAACCTCGACGACACCGCCTACGGCCGGGAGTTCTTCGTGCGCAAGGCGCTCGGGTGGGCGCTGCGCCAGCACGCGCGGACCGACCCGGACTGGGTCCGCGCCTTCGTCAGGACGCACGACGCCCGGCTGAGCGGGCTGTCGCGCCGCGAGGCGCTCAAGCACCTCGGCTGACGTCATGGCGCCCGGTCGCCGGAGCGACCAGCCCCCATGACGTCGGGCGCGAGCGTCATGGCGACCGGTCGCCGGAGCGACCAGCCGCCATGACGTCAGGCGACGAGAGGACCTCAGACGGGGACGAGCTCCACCGCGCCGACGGCGTAGCGAGCCAGCACGGCCCGCGCCACGGCGGGGTGGGCGCCCAGCGGGTCGGAGACGGCGACGGCGCCGGCCTCGACGGCGAGCTCGGTGGCCCGGTCCGGCAGGCGGCCGGGGGCCAGGAAGAACGACGCGACCGCGATGTGGCGCTTGCCCTCGGCGCGGAAGGCGCGCACCGCCTCGCCGGCGGCCGGGGGAGCGGCCGACGCGAACGCCGCCGTGACCGGGAGCCGGTGCCGGGCGCCCCAGGTGCGGGCGATCCGAGCGACCGCCTGGTTGGCGAGCGGGTCGGACGAGCCGGCCGCGGCGAGCACGAGCGCGTCGAGCTCCCGGACCCGCGCGGCCTTCAGCGCGTCGCGCAGGCGGACGTCGAGGACCTCGAGGAAGGCGGCCTCCATGCCGAGGATCCGGCTGGCCTGGATGCGGACGCCTTCGTGGCGGGCCATGGCCGCCGCGACGGCCTCGGGCACATCGACCTTGGCGTGGTAGGCCTCGGTGAGCAGGAGCGGGACGACGACGATCTCGTCGTGGCCCGCCTTGACCAGCCGGTCGACCACGGTGTCGAAGCTCGGCTTGGAGAGGTCGAGGAACGCCGTCTCGACCCGGAGGTCGGGACGCATGGCCTTGACCTCGGCGACGAGCGCCTTGATCGTCGCGGCTGAGCGCGGGTCCCGGCTTCCGTGGGCCAGGGCAACCAGAGCAGGAGCAGCCATCAGGGGTGCCTCCGATCGTGCGTAGTGGTGCGGTGGTGCTGGGTGGGCTCGACGTCGTTGTCGGTGTTCGGGGGTGCGGTCGTGGAGCCGCGGGGTGGCCTAGGCATGGATCCCGCACTCCGTCTTGGTGGTGCCGGCCCACCGACCGCTGCGCGGGTCGTCGCCGGGGGCGACGCGGCGGGTGCAGGGCCAGCAGCCGATGCTGGGGTAGCCGTCGTGGAGGAGCGGGTTGACCAGCACGCCGTTGTCGACGATGTAGCGCTCGACCTGCTCGTCGCTCCAGCGGGCGAGGGGCGACACCTTGACCTTCCCCTTGCGCGCGTCCCAGCCGACGACCGGCGCGATGACCCGGTTGTGGGTCTCGGCGCGGCGCAGGCCGGTGGCCCAGGCGTCGTAGCGCGAGAGCGCGTCGTTGAGCGGCGCGACCTTGCGCAGGGCGCAGCAGAGGTCCGGGTCGGTCTTGTAGAGGTCCGTGCCGTGCTCGGCGTCCTGCTCGGCCACGGTCTGCTTCGGGGTGATGGTCAGCAGGTTGACCGGCAGCGTCGCCTCGACGGCGTCGCGGGTGCCGATGGTCTCGACGAAGTGGTAGCCGGTGTCGAGGAAGACCACGTCGAGGCCGGGGGCCACCTTTGACGCGAGGTGCGCCAGCACGGCGTCGCCCATCGAGGAGGTGATGGCGAAGCGGTCGCCGAACGTCGCGACGGCCCACTCGATGATGACCTCGGCGGGGGCCAGCTCGAGCTCGGCGCCGACGTGGGAGACCAGCTCGCGCAGCTCCTCCGGCGTACGTCCCTCGGTGTGGGTGCCCTTGAAGGCGCGCGCGGCGCGGGTGGAGAGGCTCACGAGGCACCTCCCTCGGTGCGGGGGTCGCGGATCATCCCGGTCATCTGCAC
This genomic stretch from Nocardioides renjunii harbors:
- a CDS encoding DNA alkylation repair protein encodes the protein MTYVGAVRAALAEVGDPERAAQQQAYMKSDLPYVGLGSPELKKLLRPLLQEHRFVDRGSWEAAVLELWEDAAHREEWYAAIALLRHRAYRGWLDPDLLPLLEELVRTGAWWDVVDEIAGHVVGHVLLEHRPDATPVMDAWSVDADSLWVRRTAMLSQLRHGEDTDTALLARVLVANLDDTAYGREFFVRKALGWALRQHARTDPDWVRAFVRTHDARLSGLSRREALKHLG
- a CDS encoding phosphoadenylyl-sulfate reductase; the protein is MSLSTRAARAFKGTHTEGRTPEELRELVSHVGAELELAPAEVIIEWAVATFGDRFAITSSMGDAVLAHLASKVAPGLDVVFLDTGYHFVETIGTRDAVEATLPVNLLTITPKQTVAEQDAEHGTDLYKTDPDLCCALRKVAPLNDALSRYDAWATGLRRAETHNRVIAPVVGWDARKGKVKVSPLARWSDEQVERYIVDNGVLVNPLLHDGYPSIGCWPCTRRVAPGDDPRSGRWAGTTKTECGIHA
- a CDS encoding sirohydrochlorin chelatase yields the protein MAAPALVALAHGSRDPRSAATIKALVAEVKAMRPDLRVETAFLDLSKPSFDTVVDRLVKAGHDEIVVVPLLLTEAYHAKVDVPEAVAAAMARHEGVRIQASRILGMEAAFLEVLDVRLRDALKAARVRELDALVLAAAGSSDPLANQAVARIARTWGARHRLPVTAAFASAAPPAAGEAVRAFRAEGKRHIAVASFFLAPGRLPDRATELAVEAGAVAVSDPLGAHPAVARAVLARYAVGAVELVPV